The following are encoded in a window of Blastocatellia bacterium genomic DNA:
- a CDS encoding cold shock domain-containing protein has translation MPTRIQGRVKWFNNNKGYGFIEPNGGSQDVFVHYSAIHEDGYKSLKEGQLVEFDLIEGPKGPQAENVSKL, from the coding sequence ATGCCGACCAGAATTCAAGGCCGGGTGAAGTGGTTCAATAATAACAAAGGGTACGGCTTCATCGAGCCGAACGGAGGGTCCCAGGATGTCTTCGTGCATTACTCCGCCATTCACGAAGATGGATACAAGTCACTGAAGGAGGGGCAACTGGTCGAATTCGACCTGATTGAAGGTCCAAAGGGGCCGCAAGCTGAGAACGTCAGCAAGTTGTGA
- a CDS encoding PAS domain S-box protein has product MKDWRHQSSELESPSLRDESGYRILLIEDHPDHQLLEQRALQGLGAGTQVVVVTTAVEGLAALQQHEFDLVVADYQMPGMSGLEFLRRLNEQQIAVPVIIVTGLGNERVAVQALKQGAYDYVIKETGYLALLPSVAERAITATRTKRQLEEARRLLAESEECYRTVTETATDTIMMIDEESRITFVNRAAEKTFGYTQAEMLGQPLSLLIPAYQRLVDQADGKLRPDATDSAVGQQTVELIGLHKSGQHIPLEISFGHLTKQGKPIVTAIIRDITERKRAEAERQVIFEIIEGVATTANLDELLRLIHQSLKKLIYAENCFVALYDRQTEMFTFPFFVDKYDTVPSPQKVGRSCTAYVFRTGRPLLLTEESFRQLVEQGEVELVGTSSPIWLGVPLKTPTETIGVLVVQHYEDEHAYTERDLQLLWSVGGQIALAIERKRAEDALRQGAMRLETLVGSIDEIVMEFDQEGRYLNIWTTNDQLLVRPKEELLGRYSSEVLGEEFVRPFLEIYRRVLLTGHAESVEYPLEVMGGKRWFLARISPIPSADGSYKTVCVLARDITERKQMEQALEQRNQQLNILYEQARREAQHSASLVEVTSAINSTMQIDELLDLIVEKVLVLTNSKQGSLFLLNESGELTPCAPRRLVEEQARGLRFKVGEGIVGWVAQTGQGVLLNDVRRHPKFKLTAPFWPLYSMIAVPLLIQESVAGVLCIDRLEGEESFTQDEFRIVQDFAKQAGLALAKARLFEALRRSQQQYQTLVEASSDIIFSLDLDGRITYINPAIQHTGGYAPEEVIGKPFLDFIHPDDRATVTQLFAQRLQGDIQMAEFRAIAKNGEVRLLQSSGRALIEGSRIVSLTGVIRDVTEQKQAEEENRRLQQQLLHAQKMESIGTLAGGIAHDFNNLLQGILGYTSLVLQQVEPGSESHRYLRTILDSAERAANLTRQMLTFSRRREPKIEPIAINRLVEESIWMLRHMIPTTIDIQTRLAPDLWTVEADATQIQQVLMNLCVNARDAMPGGGILRLETANHVISQPQSQYQGSITPGRYVLITVSDTGIGMTPEVRERIFEPFFTTKGVGEGTGLGLAVVYGIVCSHNGWINVQSQPGHGAVFQIYLPASEKEVVSQQSVTESITTGQGTILVVDDEPVVLKLACDILTHYGYNTLTANDGEEAIRVFEERMAEIDLVLVDLTMPKLNGLECARRLRALNPTIPVIASSGYSAHTAAKLNGEVNAFVPKPYYPKDLAATVSAILRNNT; this is encoded by the coding sequence TTGAAAGATTGGCGACATCAGAGTTCGGAGTTGGAATCGCCCTCCCTGAGGGATGAGTCAGGGTATCGCATCCTGCTGATCGAAGACCATCCTGACCACCAACTGCTGGAGCAGCGCGCCTTGCAAGGGCTGGGAGCAGGCACGCAGGTTGTTGTCGTGACTACCGCCGTTGAAGGATTGGCCGCGCTTCAGCAGCACGAGTTTGATCTTGTCGTCGCTGACTACCAAATGCCCGGCATGAGTGGGCTGGAATTCTTGCGCCGGCTCAACGAACAACAGATCGCTGTGCCCGTCATCATCGTAACGGGGTTGGGCAACGAGCGTGTGGCCGTCCAAGCCCTCAAGCAAGGCGCTTATGATTACGTCATCAAAGAAACCGGCTACTTGGCGTTGCTCCCATCAGTGGCCGAGCGAGCGATCACGGCCACCCGCACCAAGCGCCAATTGGAAGAGGCCCGCCGCCTGTTGGCTGAATCAGAAGAATGCTACCGAACGGTCACGGAAACGGCGACTGACACCATCATGATGATTGACGAAGAGAGCCGGATCACGTTTGTCAATCGCGCGGCCGAAAAGACCTTCGGTTACACACAGGCTGAGATGCTTGGTCAACCGCTCAGCTTGCTGATACCTGCGTATCAGCGTCTCGTTGATCAGGCTGATGGCAAGCTGCGGCCGGACGCGACCGACTCCGCTGTTGGACAGCAAACCGTCGAGCTAATCGGATTGCACAAGAGCGGCCAACACATCCCGCTGGAAATCTCTTTCGGTCACCTCACCAAGCAAGGCAAGCCGATCGTCACAGCCATTATCCGCGACATCACCGAGCGCAAGCGAGCCGAAGCAGAGCGCCAGGTCATCTTCGAGATCATCGAAGGCGTGGCAACGACAGCGAATCTAGATGAGCTGCTGCGCCTGATTCATCAATCACTCAAAAAGCTGATCTATGCGGAGAATTGCTTTGTGGCGCTCTATGATCGGCAGACCGAGATGTTCACCTTCCCCTTCTTCGTGGACAAGTATGATACGGTGCCGTCTCCGCAGAAGGTGGGCCGAAGCTGCACCGCTTACGTGTTTCGCACGGGTCGCCCGCTGCTGTTGACCGAAGAGTCTTTTCGCCAACTGGTAGAGCAAGGCGAAGTCGAACTCGTGGGGACCTCCTCACCGATTTGGCTCGGCGTGCCGCTGAAGACGCCGACGGAGACCATCGGCGTGCTCGTGGTTCAGCATTACGAAGACGAACATGCCTATACCGAGCGTGATTTGCAGTTACTCTGGTCTGTTGGCGGCCAAATTGCTCTGGCCATTGAGCGCAAACGGGCAGAAGATGCTTTGCGCCAGGGCGCCATGCGGCTGGAGACGCTGGTCGGCTCCATTGATGAGATCGTCATGGAGTTCGATCAAGAAGGTCGGTATCTGAACATCTGGACTACTAACGACCAGCTTCTGGTGCGACCGAAGGAAGAACTATTGGGACGCTACTCCAGCGAAGTGCTTGGTGAGGAATTTGTCCGCCCGTTCCTGGAAATTTACCGGCGCGTGCTCCTAACGGGTCACGCCGAAAGTGTGGAGTATCCCCTGGAAGTCATGGGAGGGAAACGCTGGTTCCTGGCTCGCATCAGTCCGATTCCTTCGGCTGATGGCTCCTACAAGACAGTGTGTGTGTTAGCCCGCGACATCACCGAGCGCAAGCAGATGGAGCAAGCGTTGGAGCAGCGCAACCAGCAACTGAACATCCTCTATGAGCAAGCGCGGCGCGAAGCCCAGCACAGCGCCTCGCTTGTGGAGGTCACCAGCGCCATCAACTCGACGATGCAGATTGATGAGCTGCTCGATCTGATCGTGGAGAAAGTGCTGGTACTGACCAACTCCAAACAAGGCAGCCTCTTTCTTCTGAACGAGAGCGGAGAATTAACGCCCTGCGCGCCGCGCCGGCTGGTGGAGGAACAGGCGCGCGGACTGCGTTTCAAAGTCGGCGAAGGGATTGTCGGCTGGGTGGCGCAAACCGGCCAGGGCGTGCTCCTGAATGATGTGCGGCGCCATCCGAAGTTCAAATTGACAGCCCCTTTCTGGCCGCTTTACTCCATGATTGCTGTTCCGCTGTTGATCCAAGAGAGTGTTGCCGGGGTTTTATGCATTGACCGTTTGGAAGGGGAAGAATCATTCACTCAGGATGAATTTCGGATTGTCCAGGACTTTGCCAAGCAAGCGGGACTGGCACTAGCTAAGGCGCGCCTGTTCGAGGCGCTGCGCCGGTCGCAGCAACAGTATCAAACCCTGGTGGAAGCCAGTAGCGACATCATATTCTCGCTCGACCTGGACGGACGTATCACCTACATCAACCCGGCCATTCAACACACCGGCGGCTATGCGCCTGAAGAAGTCATTGGGAAACCCTTTTTGGATTTCATCCATCCTGACGATCGAGCCACTGTCACACAACTGTTTGCCCAGCGGCTTCAGGGAGACATCCAGATGGCTGAGTTTCGCGCCATAGCCAAAAATGGTGAGGTGCGTCTCCTGCAAAGCTCAGGCCGGGCCTTAATCGAAGGCAGCCGAATCGTCAGTCTCACCGGCGTCATACGGGACGTGACCGAACAAAAGCAGGCAGAAGAAGAGAACCGCCGGCTCCAACAACAACTGCTTCACGCTCAGAAAATGGAATCAATCGGCACACTAGCCGGAGGCATTGCTCACGACTTCAACAATCTTTTGCAGGGCATTCTGGGTTACACATCACTCGTGCTGCAACAGGTGGAGCCAGGATCAGAGTCCCATCGCTATTTGCGAACGATCCTTGATTCGGCGGAGCGAGCCGCCAATCTAACCAGGCAGATGTTGACATTCAGTCGTCGTCGAGAGCCGAAGATCGAACCCATCGCCATCAATCGGCTCGTAGAAGAAAGCATCTGGATGCTACGACACATGATTCCCACCACGATTGACATTCAAACTCGACTGGCGCCAGACTTGTGGACGGTGGAAGCTGACGCGACTCAGATTCAACAGGTCCTGATGAATCTCTGTGTCAATGCACGCGACGCGATGCCCGGCGGCGGCATCCTGCGACTGGAAACAGCCAATCACGTCATTTCGCAGCCGCAGAGCCAATATCAAGGGAGCATAACTCCAGGACGCTATGTGCTCATTACCGTCTCCGATACCGGCATCGGCATGACGCCTGAGGTGCGTGAGCGCATCTTCGAGCCGTTCTTCACCACCAAAGGCGTGGGCGAAGGCACTGGCCTGGGATTGGCGGTCGTCTACGGCATCGTCTGCAGCCACAACGGGTGGATCAACGTGCAGAGCCAACCAGGACATGGGGCTGTTTTCCAAATCTATTTGCCAGCTAGCGAAAAAGAGGTCGTCAGCCAGCAATCTGTGACTGAGAGCATTACCACAGGTCAGGGAACGATTTTGGTAGTGGATGACGAACCTGTTGTCTTAAAGTTGGCCTGCGATATCTTAACCCATTATGGCTACAACACGCTGACGGCAAACGACGGAGAAGAAGCGATTCGTGTATTCGAAGAACGGATGGCAGAGATTGACCTCGTGTTGGTGGACCTGACCATGCCCAAACTCAACGGATTAGAGTGCGCCCGACGATTGCGAGCGCTCAATCCGACAATTCCGGTCATTGCCTCCAGCGGTTACAGTGCTCATACAGCAGCGAAATTGAACGGCGAAGTGAATGCCTTTGTGCCCAAGCCCTACTATCCGAAAGACCTTGCCGCGACCGTCAGCGCGATTCTGCGCAATAACACATAG
- a CDS encoding carbohydrate binding family 9 domain-containing protein, with the protein MQGAQNAGAVCVSDFRQREPGDGIPVSLETTACLSYDRDHLYVVFICKDDPAKVRARLSRREAIFEDDLVGVTLDTFQDRRRAYLFLANPLGIQADAIVGEGQEDDFSFDTLWYSEGRLTEDGFLVRMAIPFRSLRFPATHTQTWGVALGRIIPRLNEQAFWPYITRRVAGFLQQLATLEGLEDISAGRNWQFIPYGAFAAARFFDPVGTNGPGWSKKVEGRGGMDAKFVLRDAFTLDLAVNPDFSQVESDDPQVTLNQRFEVFFPEKRPFFLENAGFFQTLENLFFSRRIIDPQFGARVTGKAGRWALGALAIDDRAPGKRVAPTDPGYGRRAAIGVLRVQREFAEQSSLGLLFTRRSFMSQSNSVLALDTLLRMSPNWTFTGQIMQSFTQRDGGRFSGPAYSLDLSYSGRHFFYSGEYVDRSPRFHTPLGFIRRVDVRQMEHFVRYRWFREGKRLQSFGPNIFTLANWDRRGRLQDWVISSGFQAQFAGPTEVSFRRSESFELFRDLGFRKHETIVSASTAWLRWLTLGGSYRFGKGVNFYPAPGLAPFSATTAAGELELTLRPTSQLRVSQIYLYSRLGTHGESLSSSKAETLTPRGASVSIFNNHLLRTKVNYQFTRELSLRTILDYAAVLPNPSLVRAEREKRIAVDVLLTYLVNPWTALYVGYTDHWENLGLDPTSPGGIRRLGPPTRSTGRQVFAKFSYLLRF; encoded by the coding sequence GTGCAAGGAGCGCAGAACGCGGGCGCGGTGTGCGTGTCCGACTTTCGCCAGCGAGAACCGGGAGACGGGATTCCCGTCAGCCTGGAGACGACGGCCTGTCTCTCCTACGATCGCGATCATCTCTACGTGGTGTTCATCTGCAAGGACGATCCGGCGAAAGTTCGCGCGCGCCTTTCTCGGCGCGAAGCGATCTTCGAAGATGACCTCGTGGGGGTGACCCTAGACACATTTCAAGATCGCCGCCGCGCGTATCTCTTCCTGGCCAATCCTTTGGGCATCCAGGCTGACGCGATCGTTGGGGAAGGGCAGGAAGACGACTTCAGCTTCGATACGCTCTGGTACTCCGAAGGTCGGCTGACGGAAGACGGTTTCCTCGTCCGGATGGCCATCCCTTTCCGCAGCCTTCGATTTCCCGCGACGCACACGCAAACGTGGGGGGTCGCGCTCGGGCGGATCATCCCGCGTCTGAACGAGCAGGCCTTCTGGCCCTATATCACCCGGCGCGTGGCCGGGTTCCTCCAACAGTTGGCGACGCTCGAAGGATTGGAAGACATCTCAGCGGGACGCAATTGGCAGTTCATCCCCTATGGGGCGTTCGCCGCCGCTCGATTCTTCGACCCGGTGGGGACGAACGGACCCGGATGGAGCAAGAAGGTCGAAGGGCGGGGAGGGATGGATGCCAAGTTCGTCCTGCGCGACGCCTTCACGCTTGATCTCGCGGTGAATCCCGATTTCAGTCAGGTCGAGTCCGACGATCCACAGGTGACGCTCAATCAGCGGTTCGAGGTTTTCTTCCCGGAAAAGCGCCCGTTTTTTCTGGAAAACGCCGGCTTCTTCCAGACATTGGAAAACCTCTTCTTCTCTCGCCGGATCATTGACCCCCAATTCGGCGCGCGCGTGACGGGGAAGGCGGGACGTTGGGCGCTCGGCGCGCTCGCCATTGACGATCGGGCGCCTGGCAAGCGCGTCGCCCCTACGGATCCCGGATATGGGCGGCGGGCTGCCATTGGCGTCCTCCGTGTGCAACGGGAATTCGCCGAGCAATCAAGCCTCGGCCTCCTCTTCACGCGCCGGTCCTTCATGTCGCAGTCTAACAGTGTCCTGGCCCTTGATACGTTACTGCGAATGAGTCCCAATTGGACGTTCACCGGCCAGATCATGCAGAGCTTCACCCAACGCGATGGCGGACGATTCTCCGGCCCCGCCTATTCGCTCGATCTTTCGTACTCGGGGCGGCATTTCTTCTATTCCGGGGAGTACGTGGATCGCAGTCCGCGATTCCACACCCCGCTCGGCTTCATCCGCCGCGTGGACGTGCGGCAGATGGAACATTTCGTCCGATACCGTTGGTTCCGCGAAGGGAAACGCTTGCAGAGCTTCGGACCGAACATCTTTACCCTCGCCAACTGGGATCGGCGCGGTCGTCTTCAAGATTGGGTCATCAGCAGCGGATTCCAAGCGCAATTCGCCGGACCGACGGAAGTCTCCTTCCGCCGTTCCGAATCGTTCGAGCTGTTTCGCGATCTGGGATTTCGGAAGCATGAGACAATTGTCAGCGCTTCGACCGCGTGGCTGCGATGGCTCACCCTCGGAGGAAGTTATCGCTTCGGAAAGGGGGTCAATTTTTATCCTGCGCCTGGATTGGCTCCTTTCTCCGCGACCACAGCCGCTGGAGAATTGGAGCTGACCCTTCGGCCCACTTCGCAGCTTCGGGTGAGTCAAATCTATCTCTACAGCCGCCTGGGCACGCACGGCGAATCCTTGTCGTCATCAAAGGCGGAGACGCTCACGCCGCGCGGGGCATCCGTCAGCATCTTCAACAACCACTTGCTCCGCACAAAGGTGAACTATCAATTCACCCGCGAACTCTCGCTCCGAACGATCCTCGATTATGCCGCCGTGCTTCCGAATCCATCTCTGGTGCGCGCGGAGCGAGAGAAGCGAATAGCCGTGGACGTCTTGCTCACGTACCTGGTCAATCCCTGGACGGCGCTCTACGTGGGGTACACGGATCATTGGGAAAACCTGGGGCTCGATCCGACTTCTCCAGGAGGAATTCGGCGGCTCGGCCCGCCCACGCGTTCGACCGGACGGCAGGTCTTCGCGAAGTTCAGTTATCTCCTCCGATTCTGA
- a CDS encoding ATP-binding protein, translated as MALPNAMRKIGTGLMGFCWLLLLSDVAEGASGRHYFRRYTGADGLSQAVAQAIYQDRSGYLWVGTQAGLNRYDGASFTIYSIPQGLANDWINAIAEDAQGRIWLATLGGVSCWEGHRFRNYTTADGLSDTRIASLVIGQDGTVWCATPRGVSRFNGSQWRTYTAADGLPASSVNVLLMDRAGRLWAGTTKGLAYLQGERFIAFDPDGLAGKEIRSLSQDRQRRLWVGLNEGVRAYDEGRLVKAYTEADGLSRSPVTALCVDRYGIVWIGTPQGLGAIENDQVTFLAAAQGLHHSDVRALLEDREGVLWIGVFGGLYKFQGRAFTNYGAAEGLGSDSVRPIVRDRRGWLWVGTMGGLSRFDGRAWRNFTVADGLMDNAILALLEDVRGQLWIGTRAGISLFDGTRFIKDPTRGPHGRIVSLVQDHAGTLWCSVQPDGLFKRVGERFEPVIVEGQTFSNGRLLVDRRGVVWASGDNGLSRWDGQRWKTFTTKDGLADNQPYFLCEDHQGRIWFGYHSSRGLSSFDGVRFTHYTSAQGLTNDAVYSLGVDQQGQLWIGTARGVDRFDGQTFTNYGTEEGYADHESNAGGFWADKDGTLWFGTVGGLSHYNPRFDLTRGDPPPVKLTHLQLGQMRLSPGASATVGYEQNDLLARVAAFSFVNEKRLSFEYRLHGFRESWSPLEGHEIRITNLPSGQYTLEVRARKYQGPWSEAVRAGFTIRAPFWQTWWFWLLAMAVLAIGLYSGYKIQTARVRQRADELERKVIERTSELTQKTEELESFIYTVSHDLKAPVISLQGLASLLQMELGDELNQNAALYLERIQANTVHMQRLIAELLDLSRVGRLREPKQVVKMTEVVREAIAELQGQIEMKQATITVADDLPAVMGERARLHQVWMNLITNALHYSHPERAPLIEIGARDGTTDGLWRYFIRDNGIGIAPEHREKIFDIFYRVQGKYDGSESTGVGLAIVKRIIQSHGGTVWVESKGEGQGSTFWFTLPKEMKHDE; from the coding sequence ATGGCGCTTCCAAATGCAATGAGGAAAATCGGCACGGGCTTGATGGGGTTCTGTTGGCTGCTCTTGCTGAGCGATGTTGCTGAAGGCGCGTCTGGACGGCACTACTTCCGCCGCTACACAGGCGCTGACGGCCTTTCGCAAGCGGTTGCGCAAGCCATTTACCAAGATCGTAGCGGATATCTTTGGGTGGGGACTCAGGCCGGATTGAACCGCTATGACGGCGCTTCATTCACGATTTACAGTATTCCACAAGGCCTGGCCAACGATTGGATAAACGCGATTGCCGAGGATGCACAGGGACGGATTTGGCTGGCGACACTGGGTGGCGTGAGCTGTTGGGAGGGTCACCGCTTCCGGAACTACACCACAGCGGACGGATTGAGCGACACTCGGATAGCTTCTTTGGTGATCGGTCAGGATGGAACGGTGTGGTGTGCCACGCCACGAGGCGTAAGCCGGTTTAATGGCTCTCAGTGGCGCACCTATACCGCTGCCGATGGTCTGCCCGCATCGAGTGTGAATGTACTGTTGATGGATCGCGCAGGGCGATTGTGGGCCGGCACGACCAAGGGGCTGGCGTATTTGCAAGGTGAGCGATTCATCGCCTTCGATCCAGATGGGCTGGCGGGCAAAGAAATTCGCAGCCTGAGCCAAGACCGGCAACGGCGGCTCTGGGTGGGACTAAACGAGGGTGTGCGAGCGTATGATGAAGGCCGGCTCGTGAAGGCCTATACCGAAGCGGATGGGCTGAGTCGTTCACCGGTGACGGCGCTGTGCGTGGACCGATATGGCATTGTCTGGATAGGAACGCCACAAGGGCTTGGCGCGATCGAGAACGACCAAGTCACCTTTCTGGCAGCCGCGCAAGGTTTGCACCATAGCGACGTGCGCGCGCTGCTGGAAGATCGTGAAGGCGTCTTGTGGATCGGCGTCTTCGGTGGTCTTTACAAATTTCAAGGACGCGCATTCACCAATTATGGAGCGGCCGAGGGCTTAGGTTCGGACTCGGTTCGGCCCATTGTGCGTGATCGTCGTGGGTGGCTCTGGGTTGGCACGATGGGCGGGTTGAGTCGGTTTGATGGTCGCGCTTGGCGAAATTTCACGGTAGCCGATGGACTGATGGATAACGCCATTTTGGCGCTGCTCGAAGATGTCCGTGGGCAGCTCTGGATCGGGACACGAGCTGGCATCAGCCTCTTTGACGGGACACGCTTCATCAAAGACCCGACGCGCGGCCCTCATGGACGAATCGTCTCTCTTGTTCAGGATCACGCCGGCACGCTGTGGTGTTCTGTTCAGCCGGACGGCCTCTTCAAACGAGTGGGCGAGCGATTTGAGCCGGTCATCGTAGAAGGTCAAACGTTTTCCAACGGGCGGCTGCTAGTTGATCGTCGTGGCGTGGTCTGGGCCTCCGGCGATAATGGATTGTCTCGATGGGATGGCCAACGCTGGAAGACCTTCACCACCAAAGATGGATTAGCCGACAATCAACCCTATTTCCTATGCGAGGATCATCAGGGACGCATCTGGTTCGGTTATCACTCTTCGCGCGGTTTGTCGAGCTTCGACGGTGTTCGCTTCACACACTACACGAGCGCTCAGGGATTAACCAATGATGCTGTCTATTCATTGGGAGTAGACCAGCAGGGGCAGTTATGGATTGGGACAGCCCGCGGTGTGGATCGGTTTGATGGTCAGACGTTCACCAACTACGGGACGGAGGAAGGCTACGCCGATCATGAATCGAACGCCGGCGGTTTTTGGGCCGACAAAGATGGGACGCTCTGGTTTGGAACCGTTGGAGGCCTCAGTCACTATAACCCGCGCTTTGACCTGACCAGAGGCGATCCGCCGCCGGTCAAACTGACGCATCTGCAACTGGGTCAAATGCGGCTTTCACCTGGCGCATCGGCGACAGTGGGCTATGAACAAAACGATCTGCTTGCCCGCGTGGCAGCATTTTCATTCGTGAATGAGAAGCGGCTGAGCTTTGAGTACCGACTACATGGATTCCGGGAAAGCTGGTCGCCATTGGAAGGACACGAAATTCGCATTACGAACTTGCCATCTGGCCAGTATACGCTGGAAGTTCGCGCGCGCAAGTATCAAGGCCCCTGGTCAGAAGCAGTCCGAGCTGGTTTTACCATCCGAGCGCCGTTTTGGCAGACGTGGTGGTTTTGGCTGCTGGCCATGGCCGTGCTCGCTATCGGCCTGTATAGCGGTTACAAGATTCAGACAGCCCGTGTTCGGCAGCGAGCCGATGAACTGGAACGGAAAGTCATCGAGCGAACCAGCGAGCTGACCCAGAAGACTGAAGAGTTGGAATCGTTCATTTACACCGTCTCACATGATCTGAAAGCGCCGGTCATCTCGCTGCAAGGACTGGCCAGCTTGCTCCAGATGGAACTGGGAGACGAGCTGAACCAAAATGCCGCTCTTTATCTGGAGCGCATCCAGGCCAACACCGTCCACATGCAACGGCTCATCGCCGAGCTGTTGGACCTCTCGCGTGTCGGGCGGCTCCGCGAACCCAAGCAGGTTGTCAAGATGACCGAGGTCGTGCGCGAGGCGATCGCTGAACTGCAAGGTCAGATTGAGATGAAGCAGGCTACGATTACCGTGGCCGACGACTTGCCCGCGGTGATGGGTGAGCGCGCCCGGCTGCACCAAGTCTGGATGAACTTAATTACCAATGCCCTGCACTACAGCCACCCGGAGCGAGCGCCCTTGATTGAAATCGGCGCGCGCGATGGAACAACTGATGGTCTCTGGCGCTATTTCATACGCGATAACGGCATCGGCATTGCTCCAGAGCATCGAGAGAAAATCTTTGACATCTTTTATCGTGTGCAAGGCAAGTATGATGGCAGCGAGAGCACTGGTGTGGGACTGGCCATCGTCAAACGCATCATTCAATCGCATGGCGGGACGGTGTGGGTCGAATCGAAAGGAGAGGGTCAGGGAAGCACATTTTGGTTTACCTTGCCAAAGGAGATGAAACACGATGAGTAA
- a CDS encoding response regulator produces MSNIKPTTILLVEDNPDHVLIIQRGLKANSIVNEVKLAEDGQEALDYLYRQGKYADPQTAPRPGLILLDIKLPKVDGIEVLRRIKQDQNLKTIPVIMLTSSEQEVDIVKSYLNGANSYITKPIQFAEFIEKVQKLELYWVLVNKLPPESSFAAPQEVV; encoded by the coding sequence ATGAGTAACATAAAACCGACGACAATCTTATTGGTTGAGGACAACCCCGATCACGTGCTGATTATTCAGCGTGGATTGAAGGCCAATAGCATTGTCAATGAAGTGAAACTGGCTGAGGATGGGCAGGAGGCGCTGGATTACCTCTACCGTCAAGGCAAGTATGCCGATCCGCAGACGGCCCCGCGTCCGGGCCTCATCCTGCTCGACATCAAGCTGCCCAAGGTGGATGGCATTGAAGTCTTGCGCCGAATCAAACAAGACCAAAACCTGAAGACCATCCCGGTGATCATGCTGACCAGCTCAGAGCAAGAAGTGGACATCGTCAAAAGCTACCTGAACGGAGCAAATTCCTATATCACCAAGCCCATCCAGTTTGCTGAGTTCATCGAAAAAGTCCAGAAGCTGGAACTCTACTGGGTCCTGGTCAACAAACTGCCGCCGGAGTCCAGCTTTGCTGCGCCGCAGGAGGTCGTATAA
- a CDS encoding undecaprenyl-diphosphate phosphatase — MSLLEAVVLGVIQGLTEFLPISSTAHLRIVPALLKLVDERNQWNDPGAAASAIIQLGTLVAVLWYFWRDVVNITMAALRGIRDREPFATVDSRLAWYGLIGTIPIVVCGLVFEEFIESQARSLWIITAALVGLAVILYWAERVATRHRTESDVTWVDAIVMGVAQALALIPGSSRSGTTITAGLFLGLRRDVAARLSFLLSIPALVSSGLYQLYEVRHELINHPQFGVSLLVASVTSLLSGYAAIAFLMRYLRTHTTYLFIWYRLVLGGVLIGLLWAGKIQ, encoded by the coding sequence ATGTCATTACTCGAAGCGGTTGTGCTCGGAGTCATTCAGGGCCTCACGGAATTCCTTCCCATTAGCAGCACGGCGCACTTACGCATCGTGCCGGCGTTACTGAAGCTGGTGGATGAACGAAATCAGTGGAACGATCCAGGGGCTGCGGCCTCAGCCATCATTCAACTGGGGACCTTAGTGGCTGTGCTGTGGTATTTCTGGCGCGATGTCGTCAACATCACAATGGCCGCGCTGCGCGGCATCCGCGACAGAGAGCCATTTGCGACGGTTGATTCTCGTCTGGCCTGGTATGGCTTGATTGGGACGATCCCCATCGTCGTATGTGGGCTGGTCTTTGAAGAGTTCATCGAGTCGCAGGCGCGCTCGCTCTGGATCATTACCGCTGCCTTAGTCGGGCTGGCCGTCATCTTGTACTGGGCTGAGCGCGTCGCCACACGTCACCGCACCGAGTCAGATGTCACCTGGGTGGATGCAATCGTCATGGGCGTGGCGCAGGCGCTGGCGTTGATTCCCGGCTCGTCGCGCTCCGGCACGACGATTACCGCAGGCCTCTTTCTCGGCTTGCGCCGCGATGTCGCCGCTCGACTCTCGTTCTTGTTGAGTATCCCGGCATTGGTCAGCAGCGGGCTATACCAACTCTATGAAGTTCGTCATGAGTTGATCAATCATCCTCAATTTGGCGTGAGCTTGTTGGTCGCGTCGGTGACCTCGCTGCTCAGCGGTTATGCAGCCATTGCGTTCCTCATGCGCTACCTGCGGACGCATACGACTTATCTTTTCATCTGGTATCGCCTTGTGTTGGGTGGCGTGTTAATCGGATTGTTGTGGGCTGGCAAAATCCAATGA